The Candidatus Tectomicrobia bacterium DNA window ATGCCGAGGCGCCCCTCCTCGATCAGGCGGTCGAGCATGGGCGAGGGGTCCGGCCGGTGATCCAGGTGGGGCTGGATGTTCCTGTGGACGTCGCGAAGGACATCGATGCCCGAGAAATCCGTCATGGCCAGGATGCCGAGCACGGGGATGAGCCGGCCCACCGAGCGCAGGACCGCGTCCACGGCCTCGGGGGTGGCGTAGCCCTGTTCGACGATGTAGTAGGCCTCCCGGCGCAGGGCGGTGGTCAGGCGGGTGCCGATGTGGCCGGGGACCTCCCGGCAAATGACGGGCTCCTTGCCCGCCCGGCGCAAGAGGGCGCACGTGGCCTCGATCACCTCCGGGGCCGTCCGGTCCCCGGGCACCACCTCCACCACCGGGATGAGGGGCGGGGGGGTGTAGTTGTGGGTGGCGATGCAGCGCTCGGGGCGCCTCGTGCCGCGGGCGATGTCGCTGATGCGCAGGCCCGAGGTTTCGCTGGCGAAGATGGCGCTCTCGGATGCGAGGGACTCCAGGCGCCGGAAAAGCTCCTGCTTGACCGGAAGCTGCTCGGCGACGGCCTCGACGACGAACCCGGCCTCCGCCACGCAGCCGGCGAGGTCGGTGGTGGGGCGCACTCGGGCGCGGGCCGCTTCGGCCTCCCCGCGGGAGAGCGCGCCCGCCCCGGCCAGGAGGGCGAGCCCCTTCCCGATGGCCTCCATCGCGCGGGCCGAGCTCTCCTCCGTGCGGTTGTACATCGCCACGGCGAAGCCGGCCTGGGCGAACTGCTGGGCGACGCCGTGCCCCACGTAGCCGCCGCCCACCACGGCGATCTTCTGGACGTCTTGCGCCCGGACGAACGGGGCCATTGGGCTCACTCCGCGATGTAGCCCGTCCGCGCGACGCCGCGCAGCATCTCGCCGATTTTGATCCGGTGAACGTCCGACGTGCCGTCGATATGGTAGCACATGAGCGCGTCCCGCAGGATTTTCTCGACCGGGTAGTCGCGCATGTACCCGTAGCCCCCCATGAGCTGGAGCGCCATGTCGCACACCTTGGGGCCCACGTCCGAGGAGAAGATGGAGGCGAGGATGCCGTGCTTGGCGTCGTAGTCGGGCTGGTCCGCCATCCATGCCGCCTGGACGCATACGGCGCGGGCGGCCTCGAGCTGGGCCGCCATCTCCCCGAGCCGGAGGGCGACGGTGGGATGCTCGATGACGGGCTTTCCTCCCTGGACCCGGGTTTTCGCGTATTCGACGGCGTACTCGAAGGCCGCGCGCCCCAGGGCGAGGCCGAAGGCCCCCGTCGTCGGCACGTGCCGCGCCCCGAACGAGGCGAGGTAGCGAAGCCCCTGGTTCACCTCGCTCACCCGGTTGAAGTCGGGCACCCGGCAGTTCTCGAAGATGAG harbors:
- a CDS encoding 3-hydroxyacyl-CoA dehydrogenase family protein, with protein sequence MAPFVRAQDVQKIAVVGGGYVGHGVAQQFAQAGFAVAMYNRTEESSARAMEAIGKGLALLAGAGALSRGEAEAARARVRPTTDLAGCVAEAGFVVEAVAEQLPVKQELFRRLESLASESAIFASETSGLRISDIARGTRRPERCIATHNYTPPPLIPVVEVVPGDRTAPEVIEATCALLRRAGKEPVICREVPGHIGTRLTTALRREAYYIVEQGYATPEAVDAVLRSVGRLIPVLGILAMTDFSGIDVLRDVHRNIQPHLDHRPDPSPMLDRLIEEGRLGIKSGRGFYRWTPEKIQELFEARGLELIRGMRQSPPPLPPAL